In Melopsittacus undulatus isolate bMelUnd1 chromosome 6, bMelUnd1.mat.Z, whole genome shotgun sequence, the following proteins share a genomic window:
- the GPR88 gene encoding G protein-coupled receptor 88 has translation MPNASSWSASSPLLLLWEDSSGTRIFLSLLYAVLAISGTLSNVMVIYLVFSFKKLQTTSNAFIVNGCAADLSVCALWMPQEAVLGLLPPNSSSLRSAEYRLLRGGLLGLGLTVSLASHLLVAFNRYVLITKLPSVYQALYQRRHTGCMIGLSWALALLLVPLLPGLWTPGSARQPPLRQADGSSRYTALFLALAVLGQTALLLHCYLGIVRRVRGSAKRVSVLNFHLLHQLPFPAAPPPPRRSQRRLSSVSVLLLCCVFLLGTQPLVWVSLLGFFLRPAPPALQAASWLLLCALSALNPLLYTWRSEEFRRAARSVLPRTDGPAAAPRPASAAAGPAAAPPCPQLPRRRGTGGNAGSNAAPR, from the coding sequence ATGCCCAACGCCTCTTCCTGGAGTGCCAgctcacctctgctgctgctctgggaggaCTCCTCTGGGACCCGCATCTTCCTCTCGCTGCTCTACGCAGTCTTGGCTATCTCGGGGACCTTATCCAATGTGATGGTCATCTATTTGGTCTTCTCCTTCAAGAAGCTGCAGACCACCAGCAATGCCTTCATCGTCAACGGCTGCGCTGCAGACCTGAGCGTGTGCGCCCTGTGGATGCCCCaggaggctgtgctggggctgctgccgcCCAACTCCTCCTCCCTTCGCTCCGCAGAGTACCGGCTGCTGCGAGGGGGGCTCTTGGGCCTCGGCCTCACCGTGTCCCTTGCCTCTCACCTGCTGGTGGCCTTCAACAGGTACGTGCTCATCACCAAGCTGCCCAGCGTGTACCAGGCCCTCTACCAGCGGAGGCACACGGGCTGCATGATCGGTCTCTCCTGGGCCCTCGCCCTGCTCCTGGTCCCGCTGCTGCCCGGGCTCTGGACGCCAGGCTCTGCCCGGCAGCCGCCGCTGCGGCAGGCGGACGGCAGCTCCCGCTACACAGCGCTGTTCCTCGCCCTGGCCGTGCTGGGCCAGACGGCGCTGCTGTTGCACTGCTACCTCGGCATCGTGCGGCGGGTGCGGGGCAGTGCCAAGCGGGTCAGCGTCCTCAACTTCCACCTCCTGCACCAGCTGCCCTTCCCCGCCGCGCCACCGCCACCCCGCCGCTCCCAGCGCCGCCTCAGCAGCGTCTCcgtcctgctgctgtgctgcgtGTTCCTGCTGGGCACGCAACCGCTGGTCTGGGTCAGCCTCCTGGGCTTCTTCCTGCGCCCGGCGCCGCCGGCGCTGCAGGCCGCCAGCTGGTTGCTGCTCTGCGCCCTCTCTGCCCTCAACCCGCTGCTCTACACGTGGCGCAGCGAGGAGTTCCGCCGGGCGGCCCGCTCCGTCTTGCCCCGCACCGACGGGCCCGCAGCCGCACCGCGGCCCGCCTCggccgccgccggccccgccgccgcacCGCCCTGCCCGCAGCTGCCCAGGCGGCGGGGAACGGGGGGCAACGCCGGCAGCAACGCCGCGCCCCGCTGA